In one window of Archocentrus centrarchus isolate MPI-CPG fArcCen1 chromosome 11, fArcCen1, whole genome shotgun sequence DNA:
- the lrrc3b gene encoding leucine-rich repeat-containing protein 3B has protein sequence MTLLDLWLSRSIPMCLLLQSLVLMALCFPSASMCPKGCICQRDPHLHGFNVTCSQSRLKEIPPSLPVDTVLLRLDHNQIGGVPDLAFHGLRLLRELNLSYNAVETLGEGAFSGIEATLQVLDLSHNRITSVHKDAFARLKARIIVDDNPWHCDCALQQAIGGMAHNHEAAARVLCRSSELHDQEGQPFLAVDTDLCNLAKRTTDYAMLVTMFGWFAMVISYVVYYVRQNQEAARRHLEYLKSLPSKPKKADETDDISTVV, from the coding sequence ATGACTCTGCTGGACTTGTGGCTGTCACGCTCCATCCCCATGTGCCTGCTCCTTCAGAGCCTTGTCCTAATGGCCTTGTGCTTTCCCTCGGCCAGCATGTGTCCAAAAGGCTGCATATGCCAACGCGACCCCCACCTCCATGGCTTCAATGTTACCTGCAGTCAGTCCCGCCTCAAAGAGATTCCTCCCAGTCTGCCAGTGGACACTGTCCTGCTGAGGCTGGACCACAACCAGATAGGCGGTGTGCCCGATCTGGCCTTCCACGGACTTAGGCTTTTGAGGGAGCTCAACCTTTCTTACAATGCAGTGGAGACTTTAGGGGAAGGTGCCTTCAGTGGCATAGAGGCAACTTTACAGGTGCTGGACCTTTCTCACAACCGCATCACTAGCGTACACAAGGATGCCTTTGCTCGACTGAAGGCCCGGATCATTGTAGATGATAACCCTTGGCATTGTGACTGCGCCCTTCAGCAGGCCATTGGAGGAATGGCCCATAACCACGAGGCCGCTGCCCGGGTTCTCTGTAGGAGCTCGGAACTCCATGATCAGGAAGGACAACCCTTCTTGGCAGTTGACACAGACCTCTGTAACTTGGCAAAAAGGACCACAGATTATGCTATGCTTGTAACCATGTTTGGTTGGTTTGCTATGGTCATTTCTTATGTGGTGTATTATGTTCGTCAGAACCAGGAGGCCGCCCGACGACATTTGGAGTACCTCAAGTCTCTCCCCAGTAAGCCGAAGAAAGCAGACGAGACTGATGACATAAGCACTGTTGTCTGA